CAATTTGCACAATTTCTTGAACGTCAATGTGGCATTGTATTGAGCGAAAGCAAAGCTTATTTGGTTAAAAGTCGTTTGATGCCTTTGGTGCGTCAAGAGAATCAACAAGACTTGTCAGCAATGTTGAAGGCTGTTGTAACCGGGCGCAACAGCTTGTTACGCGAAAAAGTCATTGACGCTATGACAACCAATGAAACCCTTTGGTTCAGAGACAAATATCCATTCGAAATTTTAAGCAAAGATCTTTTTCAAAATCTAACTAGCCTCAATCGCAAAGTCAGAATATGGAGTGCCGCCTGCTCATCAGGTCAAGAGCCGTATTCTATTGCTATGTTGGTGCAAGAATACAAACGGCAAAATCCGCGAGCGTTTCCCGCTGGTGTTGAGATTGTTGCAACAGATATATCTGCTGATATGTTACAAAAAGCAAGATTGGCTCAATATGACGGATTGTCATTGGGCCGAGGTTTGCCAGATGATTTAAAACAGCGTTATTTTACCTCTCTAGACAATGGCAGTATGCAACTTGCTCGTGGAGTAAGTTCTCTAGTTAACTTTCAAGAGCTTAATCTACTGGGTAGTTTCGCCAACTTAGGCCGCTTCGACATTGTATTTTGCCGCAATGTATTGATTTACTTCTCTCAGCAAAATAAGCGGAAAATACTGCAACAAATTGCCGCCTCCCTGCAAGACAACGGTATATTGTTCCTCGGTGCGTCAGAATCCATCTCTGAAGTAACGGACCAATTTAGTATGATACGTAATAATCCCGGCTTGTATTATCAGAAAAAACCTTAGAAATACAATGATTTAAATATTTCCTTCGCTTCACACCTCGCTGCGTCAATTTTTATTGGCATATAGATTGCTAAACATTTACCAATGAAAGTAATCAATGCGAGCAGACAATGGCAATCAGCTTAGATAAATTGGTGGGTTTGCACCACAAAGCAATGACAGTACGGACCAATACGATGGAAGTCATTGCTGGCAACCTCGCTAATGCCAACACGCCTGGCTATAAAGCCCGGGGGATAGATTTCCAAAAAGCAATGCAATCCGCCCAGCATGATCGTCAGCAATCTATGTCTCGCACGCACGACAAGCATTTTGAAGGTCGTATGCAATCCCAAGCTCAACTCGAGTATCGTATCCCGCTACAAGCCGATACAGGCGATGGAAATACCGTCGAAGTGCAAGCAGAACGGAACAATTTTTTGGAAAACGGTATGCGCTATCAAGCAGGCATTCAGTTTTTAAATGGAAAAATTAAAGGTATGAAAAAAGCGTTATCTGGAGGACAAGGGCAATGAGTTTATTTAGGGTTATGGATATTGCTTCTACAGGCATGAGTGCAGAAAGCCTCAGGTTAAACACCACAGCCAGTAATATAGCAAATGCAAATAGTGTCAGCAGCAGTTACGACGAAACTTATAAAGCACGCCACCCGGTCTTCGCCGCTGAATTACAAAGAGCAACAGAAGGTGCGGCGCAAGGGGCTGGAGTACAGGTGCTAGGTGTAGTTGAAAGCCAGAAACCTTTGCAAATTGAATACAGCCCAGGTCATCCAATGGCCGATCAAAATGGCTATATATACAAGTCGAACGTCAATGTCGTCGAAGAAATGGCTGACATGATGTCTGCATCCAAAGCCTATGAAACGAATGTGCAACTTGCAGATACAACCAAAAGAATATTCAGACGAGTGCTGCAATTAGGCCAAGGTCAATAATTCACTGAATTAGTGAGGATAGTAACGTGGACGTAACAAAAAATACGGGTTTGGATCCAAACCTCTATCTGCAACCGGATGCGGTTCCAGTAGATGACGGCAGTAATCAAAGACTGTCCCAGGAAGACTTTTTTGCCATCTTGACCGAGCAGTTGGCAAATCAGGACCCGACCAAACCTGTGGATAATGATCAAATGGTTTCGCAAATGACCAGCTTTACTATCTCAGAAGGTATCACTGATTTAAATTCTAAGTTTGACGAATTTGCTACTTCGATGACTTCAAACCAAGCGCTGCAGGCCTCCAGTCTTATCGGTCAAGACGTGTTGCTAGCAGGGAATGTGGGCTACTTGAACAATGCCGGTGATGGTATCTCAGGTGTTGTCATCACGGATAAAACAACCCAAGAATTAGAGATAACCATTGAAAGCGAAATAGGTGAGGTGATTAAAACCATCTCTGCAGGCATACAGTCAGCTGGCAATATTGAGTTTAATTGGGATGGTACTGATGCAAACGGCAATGTTTTGCCTGCTGGCAACTATGTTGTTAGAGCACAAGGTATCCAGTTAGGTGAATCAACCACCTTACCTACAGCGATCAATCGCAATGTAGATAGTGTCAGTCTGGCAGGCAATAACAACGGTGTCATTTTAAATTTGGATGGCGAAACAAGTGTTAATTTGAGTGAAGTCATTCAAATCGGCGGG
Above is a window of Aliiglaciecola sp. LCG003 DNA encoding:
- the flgC gene encoding flagellar basal body rod protein FlgC — translated: MSLFRVMDIASTGMSAESLRLNTTASNIANANSVSSSYDETYKARHPVFAAELQRATEGAAQGAGVQVLGVVESQKPLQIEYSPGHPMADQNGYIYKSNVNVVEEMADMMSASKAYETNVQLADTTKRIFRRVLQLGQGQ
- a CDS encoding flagellar hook assembly protein FlgD is translated as MDVTKNTGLDPNLYLQPDAVPVDDGSNQRLSQEDFFAILTEQLANQDPTKPVDNDQMVSQMTSFTISEGITDLNSKFDEFATSMTSNQALQASSLIGQDVLLAGNVGYLNNAGDGISGVVITDKTTQELEITIESEIGEVIKTISAGIQSAGNIEFNWDGTDANGNVLPAGNYVVRAQGIQLGESTTLPTAINRNVDSVSLAGNNNGVILNLDGETSVNLSEVIQIGG
- a CDS encoding protein-glutamate O-methyltransferase CheR, which codes for MNTNELSHQDFVQFAQFLERQCGIVLSESKAYLVKSRLMPLVRQENQQDLSAMLKAVVTGRNSLLREKVIDAMTTNETLWFRDKYPFEILSKDLFQNLTSLNRKVRIWSAACSSGQEPYSIAMLVQEYKRQNPRAFPAGVEIVATDISADMLQKARLAQYDGLSLGRGLPDDLKQRYFTSLDNGSMQLARGVSSLVNFQELNLLGSFANLGRFDIVFCRNVLIYFSQQNKRKILQQIAASLQDNGILFLGASESISEVTDQFSMIRNNPGLYYQKKP
- the flgB gene encoding flagellar basal body rod protein FlgB, which codes for MAISLDKLVGLHHKAMTVRTNTMEVIAGNLANANTPGYKARGIDFQKAMQSAQHDRQQSMSRTHDKHFEGRMQSQAQLEYRIPLQADTGDGNTVEVQAERNNFLENGMRYQAGIQFLNGKIKGMKKALSGGQGQ